One window from the genome of Ictidomys tridecemlineatus isolate mIctTri1 chromosome 12, mIctTri1.hap1, whole genome shotgun sequence encodes:
- the Kcnf1 gene encoding voltage-gated potassium channel regulatory subunit KCNF1: MDGSGEHSLQEAGSQGSAAGDDIEIVVNVGGVRQVLYGDLLSQYPETRLAELINCLAGGYDTIFSLCDDYDPGKREFYFDRDPDAFKCVIEVYYFGEVHMKKGICPICFKNEMDFWKVDLKFLDDCCKSHLSEKREELEEIARRVQLILDDLGVDAAEGRWRRCQKCVWKFLEKPESSCPARVVAVLSFLLILVSSVVMCMGTIPELQVLDAEGNRVEHPTLENVETACIGWFTLEYLLRLFSSPNKLHFALSFMNIVDVLAILPFYVSLTLTHLGARMMELTNVQQAVQALRIMRIARIFKLARHSSGLQTLTYALKRSFKELGLLLMYLAVGIFVFSALGYTMEQSHPETLFKSIPQSFWWAIITMTTVGYGDIYPKTTLGKLNAAISFLCGVIAIALPIHPIINNFVRYYNKQRVLETAAKHELELMELNSSSAGEGKPGGSRSDLDILPPEPEGKEGTSWGSRLKLSHSDTFIPLLTEEKHHRTRLQSCK, translated from the coding sequence ATGGACGGGTCCGGGGAGCACAGCCTCCAGGAGGCGGGCAGCCAGGGCTCCGCGGCCGGCGACGACATTGAGATCGTCGTCAACGTGGGGGGCGTGCGGCAGGTGCTCTACGGAGACCTCCTGAGCCAGTACCCCGAGACCCGGCTGGCGGAGCTCATCAACTGCTTGGCGGGGGGCTACGACACCATCTTCTCCCTGTGCGACGACTACGACCCCGGCAAGCGCGAGTTCTACTTTGACCGCGACCCGGACGCGTTCAAGTGTGTCATAGAGGTGTACTATTTCGGGGAGGTGCACATGAAGAAGGGCATCTGCCCTATCTGTTTCAAGAACGAGATGGACTTCTGGAAGGTGGACCTCAAGTTCTTGGACGACTGTTGCAAGAGTCACCTAAGCGAGAAGCGCGAGGAGCTGGAGGAGATCGCGCGCCGAGTGCAGCTCATCCTGGACGACCTGGGTGTGGACGCGGCCGAGGGCCGCTGGCGCCGCTGCCAGAAGTGTGTCTGGAAGTTCCTGGAGAAGCCCGAGTCGTCGTGCCCCGCACGCGTGGTGGCCGTGCTGTCCTTCCTGCTCATCCTCGTCTCGTCAGTGGTTATGTGCATGGGCACCATCCCGGAGCTGCAGGTGCTGGACGCTGAGGGCAACCGCGTGGAGCACCCGACGCTGGAGAACGTGGAGACGGCGTGCATCGGCTGGTTCACGCTCGAGTACTTGCTGCGCCTCTTCTCCTCGCCTAACAAGCTGCACTTCGCCCTGTCCTTCATGAACATCGTGGATGTGCTGGCCATCCTCCCCTTCTATGTGAGCCTCACGCTCACGCACCTGGGCGCCCGCATGATGGAGCTGACCAACGTGCAGCAGGCGGTGCAGGCCTTACGGATCATGCGCATCGCGCGCATCTTCAAGCTGGCGCGCCACTCCTCGGGTTTGCAGACCCTCACCTACGCCCTCAAGCGCAGCTTCAAGGAACTGGGGCTGCTGCTCATGTACCTGGCCGTGGGCATCTTTGTCTTCTCGGCGCTGGGCTACACCATGGAACAGAGCCACCCCGAGACCCTGTTTAAGAGCATTCCCCAGTCCTTCTGGTGGGCCATCATCACCATGACTACTGTGGGCTACGGTGACATCTACCCTAAGACCACTCTGGGCAAGCTTAACGCGGCCATTAGCTTCCTGTGTGGGGTCATTGCCATCGCCCTGCCCATCCACCCCATCATCAATAACTTCGTCAGGTACTACAACAAGCAGCGCGTCCTAGAGACGGCCGCCAAGCACGAGCTGGAGCTCATGGAACTCAACTCCAGCAGCGCAGGTGAGGGCAAGCCTGGGGGCTCCCGGAGCGACCTGGACATCCTCCCCCCAGAGcctgaggggaaggaggggacaaGCTGGGGCAGCCGGCTGAAGCTCTCCCACAGCGACACCTTCATCCCCCTGCTGACGGAGGAGAAACACCACAGGACCCGGCTCCAGAGCTGCAAGTGA